The proteins below are encoded in one region of Mycobacterium shinjukuense:
- a CDS encoding flavodoxin family protein, translating into MTTLLVVHHTPSPHCQEMFEAVIAGATDPEIEGVQVVRRPALTVSPVEMLEADGYILGTPANLGYLSGALKHAFDCAYYQLLDSTRGRPFGVYLHGNEGTEGAERAIDGITAGLGWVKAAETVVVMGKPTKADVEACWNLGATVAATLMG; encoded by the coding sequence ATGACCACGCTGCTGGTGGTGCACCACACCCCGTCGCCGCATTGCCAGGAGATGTTCGAGGCGGTGATCGCCGGGGCGACCGACCCCGAGATCGAGGGCGTGCAGGTCGTGCGACGGCCGGCGCTGACGGTCTCGCCGGTCGAGATGCTGGAGGCCGACGGCTACATTTTGGGCACCCCGGCCAACCTCGGGTACCTCAGCGGTGCCCTGAAACACGCCTTCGACTGCGCCTATTACCAGCTGCTCGACTCGACGCGCGGGCGTCCGTTCGGTGTCTACCTGCACGGCAATGAGGGCACCGAGGGAGCCGAGCGCGCCATCGACGGCATCACCGCTGGGCTGGGCTGGGTGAAGGCGGCGGAAACGGTTGTGGTGATGGGCAAGCCGACCAAGGCGGATGTCGAGGCGTGCTGGAACCTCGGCGCGACGGTCGCCGCGACGTTGATGGGCTGA
- a CDS encoding tetratricopeptide repeat protein — protein MSVRIQLLTAFMCAAMLVYFVMLGRLAVAMIASGRGAAIGLGLALLIMPGIGLWAMIATLRAGFAHQRLAQLIAKDGMELDVSALPRRPSGRIERHAADALFGTVRTELERDPNDWRRWYRLARAYDYAGDRRRAREAMKTAVELQARQ, from the coding sequence ATGAGCGTGCGCATCCAATTGCTCACCGCGTTCATGTGCGCGGCGATGCTGGTCTACTTCGTCATGCTGGGCCGGCTCGCCGTCGCCATGATCGCCTCGGGCCGGGGGGCGGCCATCGGCCTGGGGCTGGCCCTGCTGATCATGCCCGGCATCGGGCTATGGGCCATGATCGCCACCCTGCGCGCCGGGTTCGCCCACCAGAGGCTGGCCCAGCTGATCGCAAAGGATGGCATGGAACTCGACGTCAGCGCGCTGCCGCGGCGCCCGTCGGGCCGCATCGAGCGGCACGCGGCCGACGCGCTGTTCGGCACCGTGCGCACCGAGTTGGAACGTGACCCAAATGACTGGCGCCGCTGGTACCGGCTGGCGCGGGCCTACGACTACGCGGGGGATCGCCGGCGCGCGCGGGAAGCCATGAAGACGGCCGTCGAGCTGCAGGCGCGCCAATGA
- the dapB gene encoding 4-hydroxy-tetrahydrodipicolinate reductase encodes MRVGVLGAKGKVGTTMVAAVQAAEDLTLSAEVDAGDPLSLLTDAHTEVVIDFTHPDVVMGNLKFLIDNGIHAVVGTTGFTEERLRQVECWLAEKPNTAVLIAPNFAIGAVLCMHFAKRAAPFFDSAEVIELHHPYKADAPSGTAARTAKLIAEARKGLPPNPDATSTSLPGARGADVDGIPVHAVRLAGLVAHQEVLFGTTGETLTIRHDSLDRTSFVPGVLLAVRRIRERPGLTVGLEPLLDLR; translated from the coding sequence ATGCGGGTAGGCGTGCTGGGAGCCAAGGGCAAAGTCGGGACGACGATGGTCGCGGCTGTGCAAGCCGCCGAGGATCTGACCCTGTCCGCGGAGGTGGACGCCGGTGATCCGCTGAGCCTGCTGACCGACGCCCACACCGAGGTCGTCATCGACTTCACCCATCCCGACGTGGTGATGGGCAATCTGAAGTTCTTGATCGACAACGGGATTCATGCCGTGGTGGGTACCACGGGCTTCACCGAGGAGCGCCTGCGCCAGGTGGAGTGCTGGCTAGCCGAAAAGCCCAACACCGCAGTGCTGATCGCGCCCAACTTCGCGATCGGGGCGGTGCTGTGCATGCATTTCGCCAAACGGGCCGCGCCGTTTTTCGACTCGGCCGAGGTCATCGAGCTACATCACCCGTACAAGGCCGACGCCCCATCCGGCACCGCTGCGCGGACCGCGAAACTGATCGCGGAGGCCCGAAAGGGCTTGCCGCCCAACCCCGATGCCACCAGCACCAGCCTGCCCGGGGCCCGTGGCGCCGACGTCGACGGCATCCCGGTGCACGCCGTGCGGCTGGCCGGACTGGTGGCTCACCAGGAGGTGCTGTTCGGCACCACGGGAGAGACGCTGACCATCCGCCACGACAGCCTCGACCGCACCTCGTTTGTGCCCGGTGTGCTGTTGGCGGTGCGCCGCATCCGCGAACGACCCGGCCTGACCGTCGGCCTCGAGCCCCTGCTCGATCTGCGATGA
- a CDS encoding HNH endonuclease signature motif containing protein gives MSSMTVAAPPQVAAAFDALDAAVAAIGQLHLDVLEPAVRLRALERLETSRRRQIAVSHDMIASLEREDPADIGGPAHKVIADWLRISCAEARRRLRDVTELSPRVTLTGQQLPPHLPATAQAWRAGLLDGQHLRVIQTFVHDLPEATPADTVARAERFLAHHATQLRPDQLEKVAHRCALLINPDGKFSDADRARQRGFSWCAQRPDGMSIGKLIATPELRANLDAWLARFAAPGMCNPDDQKPCVDGQPADDAARSDRRSPAQRQHDALNALVRGQLGDPKLGAHNGLPVTVIVSTTLAELTSAAGRAVTGGGTLLPMADLIRMASHAYHYLAIFDEHQSRPLYLGRTRRIASPDQRVVLYAQDRGCTHPGCDVPGYWCQVHHTDDWATGGRTDIDKLTFACTPNHQLAGQGWRTTKRPDGRTEWIPPTRLDHGQPRTNDYHHPERLFNDEERAGP, from the coding sequence ATGAGTTCGATGACGGTAGCCGCGCCGCCGCAGGTGGCCGCCGCGTTCGACGCCCTGGATGCGGCCGTGGCCGCAATCGGGCAACTGCACCTTGATGTCCTTGAGCCCGCGGTGCGGCTGCGCGCGCTGGAACGCCTGGAAACCTCGCGCCGACGCCAGATCGCGGTCAGCCACGACATGATCGCCAGCCTGGAACGCGAGGATCCCGCTGACATCGGCGGCCCGGCCCACAAGGTGATCGCCGACTGGCTGCGCATCAGCTGTGCGGAGGCCCGCCGCCGGCTGCGCGACGTCACCGAGCTGTCCCCGCGGGTGACGCTGACCGGTCAACAGCTGCCCCCGCACCTGCCGGCCACCGCACAGGCCTGGCGCGCGGGCCTGCTCGACGGGCAGCACCTGCGGGTGATCCAGACCTTTGTTCACGACCTGCCCGAGGCCACACCCGCCGACACCGTCGCGCGCGCCGAACGTTTCCTGGCCCACCACGCTACCCAACTCCGCCCCGACCAGCTGGAAAAAGTCGCCCACCGGTGCGCGTTGCTGATCAACCCGGACGGGAAGTTCTCCGACGCCGACCGCGCTCGCCAGCGCGGCTTCAGCTGGTGCGCTCAGCGACCCGATGGCATGAGCATTGGCAAGCTAATCGCCACCCCCGAGCTGCGCGCCAACCTCGATGCCTGGCTGGCGCGCTTCGCCGCCCCCGGCATGTGCAACCCCGACGACCAGAAGCCCTGCGTCGACGGCCAACCCGCCGACGACGCCGCCCGCAGTGACCGGCGCAGCCCCGCCCAGCGCCAACACGACGCCCTCAACGCGCTGGTCCGCGGCCAGCTCGGCGACCCCAAACTCGGCGCCCACAACGGACTACCGGTCACCGTCATCGTCTCCACCACGCTGGCCGAGCTGACCTCCGCCGCCGGGCGCGCGGTCACCGGCGGCGGCACTCTACTGCCCATGGCCGACCTGATCCGCATGGCCAGCCACGCCTACCACTATCTGGCCATTTTCGACGAACACCAAAGTCGCCCACTGTATCTGGGCCGAACCCGCCGCATTGCCTCACCCGACCAGCGGGTGGTGCTCTACGCCCAGGATCGCGGCTGCACCCACCCCGGCTGTGACGTCCCCGGCTACTGGTGCCAAGTCCACCACACCGACGACTGGGCCACCGGCGGCCGCACCGACATCGACAAGCTCACCTTCGCCTGCACACCCAACCACCAACTCGCCGGACAAGGATGGCGGACCACCAAACGCCCCGACGGCCGCACCGAATGGATCCCCCCAACCCGACTCGACCACGGCCAACCCCGCACCAACGATTACCACCACCCCGAACGCCTGTTCAACGACGAGGAACGAGCTGGCCCGTAA
- a CDS encoding GNAT family N-acetyltransferase, with translation MIPGATGGGAQVKPGDIRIREAKPADFAKVAKMHYPVWRQSWTGILEAHVLDMLAQPNRWATELYPQTLNRRGWAMWIAESGGQTLGMTMFGPDPARLDEIQIDALYIAEHSQRHGIGGRLLTKALRSNPSDDVILWCAEKNHKARSFYEKKNFELDGRTFAWKPLPGVSVAHVGYRLRRR, from the coding sequence ATGATTCCAGGCGCAACCGGCGGAGGTGCTCAGGTGAAACCCGGCGACATCCGGATCCGGGAGGCCAAACCGGCCGATTTCGCCAAGGTCGCGAAGATGCACTATCCGGTGTGGCGACAGTCCTGGACCGGAATCCTGGAAGCGCATGTCCTCGACATGCTCGCGCAGCCGAATCGCTGGGCCACAGAGCTCTACCCGCAAACCCTCAACCGCCGCGGGTGGGCCATGTGGATCGCCGAGTCGGGCGGCCAGACACTCGGCATGACCATGTTCGGGCCGGACCCGGCAAGGCTTGACGAAATTCAAATCGACGCGCTCTACATCGCAGAGCACAGCCAACGACACGGCATCGGTGGCCGCCTGCTCACCAAAGCCCTGCGCTCGAATCCCTCAGACGACGTGATCCTGTGGTGCGCGGAGAAAAATCACAAAGCCCGCAGCTTCTACGAGAAGAAGAACTTCGAACTTGACGGCCGCACCTTCGCGTGGAAACCCCTGCCCGGCGTCAGTGTGGCCCACGTGGGCTACCGGCTTAGGCGTCGATGA
- a CDS encoding flavin-containing monooxygenase, whose protein sequence is MTTRDPAVAVVGAGMSGLCVAIALLRNGIDDVTIYEKAHEVGGTWRENTYPGLSCDVPSRFYQYSFATNPDWTHLFSPGGEIQAYLCDVADRFALRDRIRFGTEIVSARFEDGRWVLRSDAGTQASVDFLISATGVLHHPRVPSIAGLDDFGGDVFHSARWDHGVRLRGRRIAVIGTGSTGIQLVCGLVDVAGTVMLFQRTAQWVLRLPNPRYSRFTRLTHRAVPWLDRLAYRVYGHMFETFAAAVTQPGLRRKLMGALCRAGLRKVRDPALRRALTPDYTPMCKRLVMSGGFYRAIQRDNAELVTAGIDHVERRGIVTADGVLHEADVIVLATGFDSHAFFRPMQLIGRDGIVAEDVWRDGPRAHQTVAMPGFPNFFMMLGPHSPVGNFALTAVAESQAEHILRWIQRWRRREFDTVEPTTAATETFNAELRAAMPNTVWTTGCDSWYLGKDGVPEVWPFTPAKHRAMLANPDPGHYHLRVRTAAG, encoded by the coding sequence ATGACCACACGTGACCCAGCCGTGGCGGTGGTGGGGGCCGGCATGTCCGGCTTGTGCGTCGCAATCGCGCTGCTGCGCAATGGCATTGACGATGTCACCATCTACGAGAAGGCGCACGAGGTGGGCGGGACGTGGCGGGAGAACACCTATCCCGGCCTGAGTTGTGACGTTCCGTCGCGGTTCTATCAGTACAGCTTCGCCACCAACCCGGACTGGACGCATCTGTTCTCGCCCGGCGGTGAAATCCAGGCCTACCTGTGCGACGTGGCGGACCGTTTCGCGCTGCGCGACCGGATTCGGTTCGGCACCGAAATCGTCAGCGCCCGATTCGAGGATGGTCGTTGGGTGTTGCGCAGCGACGCGGGCACCCAGGCGTCGGTCGACTTTCTCATCTCGGCGACCGGGGTGCTGCATCATCCCCGGGTGCCATCGATCGCCGGGTTGGACGACTTCGGCGGCGACGTCTTTCACTCTGCGCGTTGGGACCACGGCGTGCGGCTGCGGGGGCGGCGCATCGCGGTGATCGGCACCGGATCCACCGGCATCCAGCTGGTGTGTGGTCTCGTCGACGTGGCGGGCACGGTCATGCTGTTTCAGCGCACCGCTCAGTGGGTGCTGCGGCTGCCCAACCCGCGGTACTCGCGATTCACCCGCCTCACCCATCGGGCCGTTCCGTGGCTTGATCGGTTGGCCTACCGGGTGTACGGCCACATGTTTGAGACCTTCGCGGCCGCGGTGACCCAGCCCGGCTTGCGGCGAAAGCTGATGGGCGCGCTGTGTCGCGCCGGGCTGCGCAAGGTGCGCGACCCGGCGTTGCGGCGGGCGCTGACCCCCGACTACACGCCGATGTGCAAACGGCTGGTGATGTCCGGCGGGTTTTACCGGGCGATCCAGCGCGACAACGCCGAGCTGGTCACCGCCGGCATCGACCACGTGGAACGCCGGGGCATCGTGACCGCGGACGGCGTGTTGCACGAGGCGGACGTCATCGTGCTGGCCACCGGCTTCGACAGCCACGCGTTCTTTCGGCCGATGCAACTGATCGGCCGCGACGGCATCGTGGCCGAGGACGTGTGGCGCGACGGTCCACGCGCTCACCAGACCGTCGCGATGCCGGGGTTTCCGAACTTCTTTATGATGCTGGGCCCGCACAGCCCGGTGGGCAATTTCGCGCTCACGGCGGTCGCCGAATCGCAGGCCGAGCACATCCTGCGGTGGATCCAACGGTGGCGCCGACGCGAATTCGACACGGTGGAGCCGACAACGGCGGCGACCGAGACGTTCAACGCCGAACTGCGCGCCGCGATGCCCAACACCGTGTGGACCACCGGCTGCGACAGCTGGTATCTGGGTAAGGACGGGGTGCCCGAGGTGTGGCCGTTCACGCCGGCCAAGCACCGCGCCATGCTGGCCAACCCCGATCCCGGGCATTACCACCTGCGTGTGCGCACCGCGGCCGGCTGA
- a CDS encoding SRPBCC family protein yields MTEPSATATVEINASPDRVYELITDLSTLASLAEEAVAMELRTGEAIRPGAVFVGHNENNGKRWRTKCTVTDAEPGRMFAFEVRSGVIPISRWQYDIVAADGGCRVTESTWDRRPGWFRTIAARATGVADRAAANADHIRLTLQRLKQRVETG; encoded by the coding sequence ATGACCGAGCCGTCCGCGACCGCTACGGTGGAGATCAACGCCAGTCCCGATCGGGTGTATGAGCTCATCACCGACCTGTCGACGTTGGCGTCGCTGGCCGAGGAAGCCGTGGCGATGGAGTTGCGCACCGGCGAGGCGATCCGTCCGGGGGCGGTGTTCGTCGGCCACAACGAGAACAACGGCAAGCGCTGGCGGACGAAATGCACCGTCACCGACGCGGAACCGGGCCGCATGTTCGCGTTCGAGGTGCGCAGCGGGGTCATCCCGATCTCGCGTTGGCAATACGACATCGTCGCGGCCGACGGGGGCTGCCGGGTCACCGAGAGCACCTGGGATCGGCGCCCCGGCTGGTTCCGCACCATCGCCGCCAGGGCCACCGGCGTCGCCGATCGCGCGGCCGCCAACGCCGACCACATCCGGCTCACCCTGCAGCGCCTCAAACAGCGCGTCGAGACCGGATAG
- the aldR gene encoding HTH-type transcriptional regulator AldR, which produces MAVKSPKPAGRPGEPSKDVRPADLDDLDRSILSLLHGDARITNSALAEAVGVAPSTCHGRVRRLLELGVIRGFYTDIDPAAVGLPLQAMIAVNLQSNARGKIRSFIQQVRRMRQVMDVYFLAGADDFILHVAARDTEDLRSFVVENLNADADVAGTQTSLIFEHLRGAAPI; this is translated from the coding sequence ATGGCTGTTAAGTCGCCGAAACCTGCGGGCCGGCCGGGGGAGCCGTCGAAGGATGTTCGGCCCGCCGACCTTGATGACCTGGATCGCAGCATTCTGAGCCTGCTGCATGGCGATGCCCGGATCACCAACAGCGCGCTCGCGGAGGCGGTGGGCGTGGCGCCGTCAACGTGCCACGGCAGGGTCCGGCGATTGCTGGAGCTCGGCGTGATCCGCGGGTTCTACACCGACATCGACCCGGCCGCGGTCGGTTTGCCGCTGCAGGCGATGATCGCGGTCAACCTGCAGTCCAACGCCCGCGGGAAGATCCGCAGCTTCATCCAGCAGGTCCGCCGGATGCGTCAGGTGATGGACGTCTATTTCCTGGCCGGCGCCGACGATTTCATCCTGCACGTCGCCGCCCGCGACACCGAGGACCTGCGCTCGTTCGTGGTGGAAAACCTCAACGCCGACGCCGACGTCGCGGGCACCCAGACGTCGCTGATCTTCGAGCATCTGCGTGGGGCCGCGCCCATCTAG
- the ald gene encoding alanine dehydrogenase: MRVGVPAETKSCEFRVAITPAGVAELTHRGHEVLIEAGAGEGSAITDAKFKAAGAQLIGTPDEVWAGAELVLKVKEPLPAEYRYLRSGQILFTYLHLAASRACTDALLASGTTSIAYETVQTGDGALPLLAPMSEVAGRLSAQVGAYLLMRTQGGRGVLMGGVPGVKPADVVVIGAGTAGYNAARVASGMGAAVRVLDINLTRLRLLDAEFGGRISTRHSSTYELTGAVKRADLVIGAVLVPGAKAPKLISNSLVAQMKPGAVLVDISIDQGGCCQDSRPTTHDDPTFAVHDTLFYCVANMPSAVPKTSTYALTNATMPYVLKLADQGWRAACRSDPALAKGLSTHAGALLAKHVAADLGLPFTDPAGLLA, from the coding sequence ATGCGAGTCGGCGTACCAGCCGAGACCAAGAGCTGCGAATTCCGGGTGGCCATCACCCCGGCGGGCGTTGCCGAGCTAACCCATCGCGGCCACGAGGTGCTGATCGAGGCGGGTGCCGGGGAAGGCTCGGCGATCACCGACGCGAAGTTCAAGGCGGCCGGCGCCCAACTGATCGGCACCCCCGACGAGGTTTGGGCCGGCGCCGAGCTGGTGCTCAAGGTCAAGGAGCCGCTGCCGGCCGAGTACCGCTACCTGCGGTCCGGGCAGATCCTGTTCACCTACTTGCACCTCGCCGCCTCACGAGCCTGCACCGATGCGCTGTTGGCTTCCGGCACAACGTCAATCGCCTACGAAACCGTCCAGACCGGCGACGGCGCATTGCCCCTGCTGGCCCCGATGAGCGAGGTCGCCGGTCGGCTGTCGGCACAGGTCGGGGCCTACCTTCTGATGCGCACCCAGGGCGGGCGCGGGGTGCTGATGGGCGGGGTGCCCGGGGTCAAGCCCGCCGACGTCGTGGTGATCGGCGCCGGCACCGCCGGCTACAACGCCGCCCGGGTGGCCAGCGGCATGGGGGCCGCCGTCCGGGTGCTCGACATCAACCTCACCAGGCTTCGGCTGCTCGACGCGGAGTTCGGCGGCCGCATCAGCACCCGCCACTCGTCGACCTACGAACTCACCGGGGCGGTCAAACGCGCCGACCTGGTGATCGGAGCCGTCCTGGTGCCCGGCGCCAAGGCGCCCAAGCTGATCTCGAATTCGCTTGTCGCGCAGATGAAACCGGGTGCTGTGCTGGTGGACATCTCCATCGATCAGGGCGGTTGCTGCCAAGATTCGCGGCCAACCACACACGACGACCCGACGTTCGCCGTGCACGACACGCTGTTCTACTGCGTGGCGAACATGCCCAGCGCGGTGCCCAAGACGTCGACCTACGCGCTGACCAACGCCACCATGCCGTATGTGCTCAAGCTCGCCGACCAGGGCTGGCGGGCGGCATGCCGGTCGGATCCCGCGCTGGCCAAAGGCCTTTCGACGCATGCCGGCGCGCTGCTGGCCAAGCATGTGGCCGCCGACCTGGGCTTGCCGTTCACCGATCCGGCCGGCCTGCTGGCCTGA
- a CDS encoding nitronate monooxygenase: MVLGFWDIEVPIVGAPMAGGPGTPALAAAVSNAGGLGFVAGGYLSADRFAEDIAAARAATTGPIGANLFVPQPSVADWVQLEYYAEELEEVAEHYRVEVGQPIYGDDDDWLRKLEVVADMRPEVVSFTFGAPPPDVIRRLSALGLLVSITVTSAYEAGVAIAAGADSLVVQGPAAGGHRGTFAPDMEPGAESLHQLLDRIGHAHDIPLIAAGGLGTAEDVAAALRRGAVAAQVGTALLLADEAGTNTAHRAALKNPEFDTTLVTRAFSGRYARGLANNFTRLLDHVAPLGYPEVNQMTKPIRAAAIAAEDPHGINLWAGTAYRQARPGPAADIIAALTPDPRAL; this comes from the coding sequence ATGGTACTGGGGTTCTGGGACATCGAGGTGCCCATTGTGGGCGCGCCGATGGCGGGCGGCCCCGGTACCCCGGCGCTGGCCGCGGCGGTGTCCAACGCCGGCGGGCTGGGCTTCGTCGCCGGAGGCTATCTGAGCGCGGACCGGTTCGCCGAGGACATCGCCGCCGCTCGTGCCGCCACCACGGGCCCCATCGGGGCGAACCTGTTTGTGCCCCAACCCAGCGTCGCCGACTGGGTGCAGCTGGAGTACTACGCCGAAGAGCTTGAAGAGGTCGCCGAGCATTACCGGGTCGAGGTGGGCCAGCCGATCTACGGTGACGACGACGACTGGCTGCGCAAGCTCGAGGTGGTGGCCGACATGCGGCCCGAGGTGGTGTCCTTCACCTTCGGGGCGCCGCCGCCCGACGTCATCCGTCGGCTGAGCGCGCTGGGGCTGCTGGTGTCGATCACCGTGACGTCGGCCTACGAGGCCGGGGTGGCGATCGCGGCCGGCGCGGACAGCTTGGTGGTTCAGGGTCCGGCCGCCGGTGGGCACCGCGGCACGTTCGCGCCCGACATGGAGCCCGGCGCGGAATCGCTGCACCAGCTGCTCGACCGGATCGGCCACGCACACGACATCCCCCTCATCGCGGCCGGTGGTTTGGGCACCGCCGAGGACGTCGCGGCCGCGTTGCGCAGGGGAGCGGTCGCCGCCCAGGTCGGCACCGCGCTGCTGCTGGCCGACGAAGCCGGCACCAACACCGCACACCGTGCCGCCCTGAAAAACCCGGAGTTCGACACCACCCTGGTGACCCGGGCGTTCTCCGGTCGGTACGCGCGCGGTCTGGCCAACAACTTCACCCGTCTGCTCGACCACGTGGCGCCACTGGGCTATCCCGAGGTCAACCAGATGACCAAGCCGATCCGGGCGGCGGCGATCGCGGCCGAAGACCCGCACGGGATAAACCTGTGGGCGGGTACCGCGTACCGGCAGGCCCGCCCCGGGCCGGCGGCCGACATCATCGCCGCCCTCACCCCCGACCCGCGGGCGCTGTAG
- a CDS encoding M16 family metallopeptidase — MPRRSAADPAAAQAVRRSTLPGGLRVVTEYLPAVRSASVGVWVAVGSRDEGATVAGAAHFLEHLLFKSTPTRTAADIAQAMDAVGGELNAFTAKEHTCYYAHVLDADLPLAVDLVADVVLNGRCAVDDVELERDVVLEEIAMRDDDPEDALADMFLTALFGDHPVGRPVIGSVQSVSAMTRTQLHSFHVRRYTPDRMVVAVAGNVDHDEVVALVREHFGPHLVRGRRPVAPRKGTGRVNGQPKLRLGNRDAEQTHVSLGVRTPGRNWEHRWALSVLHTALGGGLSSRLFQEVRETRGLAYSIYSALDIFADSGALSVYAACLPERFADVMAVTTEVLESVARDGITEAECRIAKGSLRGGLVLGLEDASSRMSRLGRSELNYGTHRGIEHTLRQIERVTVDEVNAVARRLLGNRYGAAVLGPYGSKRSLPQQLRAMVN; from the coding sequence ATGCCGCGACGGTCAGCGGCTGACCCGGCGGCGGCCCAGGCGGTGCGCCGCAGCACCCTGCCGGGCGGGCTGCGAGTGGTCACCGAATACCTGCCCGCGGTGCGATCCGCCTCGGTGGGGGTGTGGGTCGCGGTGGGTTCGCGCGACGAGGGCGCCACGGTGGCCGGGGCGGCGCACTTCCTCGAGCACCTGCTGTTCAAGTCGACCCCGACCCGCACCGCCGCCGACATCGCGCAGGCGATGGACGCCGTGGGCGGCGAGCTGAACGCGTTCACCGCCAAGGAGCACACCTGCTACTACGCCCACGTGCTCGATGCCGACCTGCCGCTGGCCGTCGACCTGGTCGCCGACGTGGTGCTCAACGGGCGCTGCGCCGTCGACGACGTGGAGCTGGAACGCGACGTGGTCCTCGAGGAGATCGCGATGCGCGACGACGACCCCGAGGACGCGCTGGCGGACATGTTCTTGACGGCGTTGTTCGGCGATCACCCGGTGGGCCGCCCGGTGATCGGCAGCGTGCAATCGGTATCGGCGATGACCCGGACGCAGTTGCACTCGTTTCACGTGCGGCGCTACACCCCGGATCGGATGGTGGTGGCGGTGGCCGGCAACGTCGACCACGACGAGGTGGTCGCGTTGGTGCGGGAGCACTTCGGGCCACACCTGGTCCGCGGGCGGCGGCCGGTCGCGCCGCGCAAGGGAACCGGCCGGGTGAACGGCCAGCCCAAGTTGAGGCTGGGCAATCGGGATGCCGAGCAGACCCACGTGTCGCTGGGCGTGCGCACGCCCGGGCGCAACTGGGAGCATCGCTGGGCGCTGTCGGTGTTGCACACCGCTTTGGGCGGGGGCTTGAGTTCCCGGCTGTTCCAGGAGGTCCGCGAGACCCGCGGGCTGGCCTACTCGATCTACTCCGCGTTGGACATCTTCGCTGACAGCGGCGCGCTCTCGGTGTATGCCGCCTGCCTGCCCGAACGGTTCGCCGACGTGATGGCGGTGACCACCGAGGTGCTGGAATCGGTGGCCCGCGACGGCATCACCGAGGCCGAGTGCCGCATCGCCAAGGGATCGTTGCGCGGCGGGCTGGTGCTCGGACTGGAGGACGCCAGCTCACGGATGAGCCGTCTGGGCCGCAGCGAGTTGAACTACGGCACGCACCGCGGCATCGAGCACACCCTGCGGCAGATCGAGCGGGTCACCGTCGATGAGGTCAACGCGGTGGCCCGCCGGCTGCTGGGCAACCGCTACGGCGCCGCCGTGCTCGGTCCCTATGGCTCGAAACGATCGCTGCCGCAACAACTTCGAGCGATGGTAAATTAG